The proteins below are encoded in one region of Halichoerus grypus chromosome X, mHalGry1.hap1.1, whole genome shotgun sequence:
- the PRICKLE3 gene encoding prickle planar cell polarity protein 3 isoform X2, producing MFARGSRRRRSGRAPPEAEDPDRGQPCNSCREQCPGFLLHGWRKICQHCKCPREEHAVHTVPVDLERIMCRLISDFQRHSISDDDSGCASEEYAWVPPGLKPEQVYQFFSCLPEDKVPYVNSPGEKYRIKQLLHQLPPHDSEAQYCTALEEEEKKELRAFSQQRKRENLGRGTVRIFPVTITGAICEECGKQIGGGDIAVFASRAGLGACWHPQCFVCSTCRELLVDLIYFYHAGKVYCGRHHAERLRPRCQACDEIIFSPECTEAEGRHWHMGHFCCFECEVSLGGQRYVMRQSRPHCCACYEARHAEYCDGCGEHIGLDQGQMAYEGQHWHASDRCFCCSRCGRALLGRPFLPRRGLIFCSRACSLGSEPTASATGRRSWSAGTVSAPLAASTASFSATEEAAETATKGTSTEPEPVAGPEEPAHFLRGAPHRHSMPELGLRGPPEPPPGLPSQPDPSPEDSAFGRQSTPRVSFRDPLVSDGGPRRTLSAPPAQRRRPRSPPPRAPTRRHRRHHHHHHRHHSGRHRHRQCDLGSGSDSGSCSSSSSSPSSESSEEDGFFLGERIPLPPHLCRPGPAQDNAAGTPKSPSPQLPRSSRPGMPRQARDKNCIVA from the exons ATGTTCGCGCGTGGGTCCCGGAGGCGCCGCTCCGGGCGCGCG CCTCCAGAGGCGGAGGACCCAGACCGCGGCCAGCCCTGCAACTCCTGCAGGGAGCAGTGCCCCGGCTTCCTACTGCATGGATGGAG AAAGATCTGTCAGCACTGCAAATGCCCAAGGGAGGAGCACGCTGTGCACACGGTGCCTGTGGACCTGGAGCGCATCATGTGTCGGctaatctcagacttccagcgCCACTCCATCTCCGATGATGACTCAGGCTGTGCCTCGGAGGAGTATGCCTGGGTGCCCCCTGGTCTCAAGCCAGAGCAG GTATACCAATTTTTCAGCTGCCTCCCAGAGGACAAGGTTCCCTACGTCAACAGTCCTGGGGAAAAATACAGGATCAAGCAGCTGCTGCACCAGCTACCCCCACACGACAGTGAG GCACAGTACTGCACGGCactggaagaggaggagaagaaagagctcAGAGCCTTCAGCCAGCAGCGGAAGCGGGAGAATCTGGGCCGTGGCACCGTGCGCATCTTCCCTGTGACCATCACTGGGGCCATCTGTGAGGAG TGCGGGAAGCAGATCGGAGGCGGGGACATCGCCGTATTCGCCAGCCGAGCAGGCCTGGGTGCCTGTTGGCACCCGCAGTGCTTCGTGTGCTCCACGTGCCGCGAGCTGCTGGTGGACCTCATCTACTTCTACCATGCTGGCAAAGTCTACTGTGGCCGCCACCACGCCGAACGCCTGCGCCCGCGCTGCCAAGCCTGCGACGAG ATCATCTTCTCCCCTGAGTGCACCGAGGCCGAGGGCCGGCACTGGCACATGGGTCACTTCTGCTGCTTCGAGTGCGAAGTCTCGCTGGGAGGGCAGCGCTACGTCATGCGTCAGAGCCGCCCCCACTGCTGTGCCTGCTACGAGGCCCGCCACGCGGAGTACTGTGACGGCTGTGGGGAGCACATTG GCCTGgaccagggtcagatggcttatGAGGGCCAGCACTGGCACGCCTCAGACCGCTGCTTCTGCTGTAGTCGCTGCGGGCGAGCCCTGCTGGGCCGCCCCTTCCTGCCCCGCCGCGGCCTAATCTTCTGCTCGAGAGCCTGCAGCCTGGGGTCTGAGCCCACGGCTTCGGCGACCGGCCGCCGGAGCTGGAGCGCCGGCACGGTCTCCGCACCTCTCGCGGCATCCACGGCCTCTTTCTCCGCCACGGAGGAAGCGGCGGAGACCGCCACCAAAGGGACCAGCACGGAGCCGGAACCTG TTGCAGGCCCTGAGGAGCCCGCCCACTTTCTGAGAGGGGCGCCCCACCGCCACTCCATGCCAGAGCTGGGGCTCCGCGGCCCCCCAGAGCCGCCCCCGGGACTCCCCAGCCAGCCCGACCCAAGCCCGGAAGATAGTGCCTTTGGTCGCCAGAGCACCCCTCGCGTCAGCTTCCGTGACCCGCTGGTGTCTGACGGAGGCCCGCGGCGGACCCTGAGTGCACCCCCAGCCCAGCGTCGCAGGCCACGCAgtcccccacccagggcccccacccGTCGCcaccgccgccaccaccaccaccatcaccgccACCACTCGGGCAGACATCGCCACCGCCAGTGTGACTTGGGATCGGGCTCGGACTCAGGATCTTGCTCCAGCTCATCTTCTAGCCCCAGTTCCGAGTCCTCAGAGGAGGATGGCTTCTTCCTAGGGGAACGCATCCCGCTGCCCCCACATCTGTGCAGGCCCGGGCCTGCTCAGGACAATGCAGCGGGAACCCCCAAATCCCCATCTCCACAGCTCCCCAGGAGCTCACGCCCAGGGATGCCCCGCCAGGCCAGAGACAAGAACTGCATTGTGGCTTGA
- the PRICKLE3 gene encoding prickle planar cell polarity protein 3 isoform X1 produces MFARGSRRRRSGRAPPEAEDPDRGQPCNSCREQCPGFLLHGWRKICQHCKCPREEHAVHTVPVDLERIMCRLISDFQRHSISDDDSGCASEEYAWVPPGLKPEQVYQFFSCLPEDKVPYVNSPGEKYRIKQLLHQLPPHDSEAQYCTALEEEEKKELRAFSQQRKRENLGRGTVRIFPVTITGAICEERLSVIWQCGKQIGGGDIAVFASRAGLGACWHPQCFVCSTCRELLVDLIYFYHAGKVYCGRHHAERLRPRCQACDEIIFSPECTEAEGRHWHMGHFCCFECEVSLGGQRYVMRQSRPHCCACYEARHAEYCDGCGEHIGLDQGQMAYEGQHWHASDRCFCCSRCGRALLGRPFLPRRGLIFCSRACSLGSEPTASATGRRSWSAGTVSAPLAASTASFSATEEAAETATKGTSTEPEPVAGPEEPAHFLRGAPHRHSMPELGLRGPPEPPPGLPSQPDPSPEDSAFGRQSTPRVSFRDPLVSDGGPRRTLSAPPAQRRRPRSPPPRAPTRRHRRHHHHHHRHHSGRHRHRQCDLGSGSDSGSCSSSSSSPSSESSEEDGFFLGERIPLPPHLCRPGPAQDNAAGTPKSPSPQLPRSSRPGMPRQARDKNCIVA; encoded by the exons ATGTTCGCGCGTGGGTCCCGGAGGCGCCGCTCCGGGCGCGCG CCTCCAGAGGCGGAGGACCCAGACCGCGGCCAGCCCTGCAACTCCTGCAGGGAGCAGTGCCCCGGCTTCCTACTGCATGGATGGAG AAAGATCTGTCAGCACTGCAAATGCCCAAGGGAGGAGCACGCTGTGCACACGGTGCCTGTGGACCTGGAGCGCATCATGTGTCGGctaatctcagacttccagcgCCACTCCATCTCCGATGATGACTCAGGCTGTGCCTCGGAGGAGTATGCCTGGGTGCCCCCTGGTCTCAAGCCAGAGCAG GTATACCAATTTTTCAGCTGCCTCCCAGAGGACAAGGTTCCCTACGTCAACAGTCCTGGGGAAAAATACAGGATCAAGCAGCTGCTGCACCAGCTACCCCCACACGACAGTGAG GCACAGTACTGCACGGCactggaagaggaggagaagaaagagctcAGAGCCTTCAGCCAGCAGCGGAAGCGGGAGAATCTGGGCCGTGGCACCGTGCGCATCTTCCCTGTGACCATCACTGGGGCCATCTGTGAGGAG CGTCTCTCTGTCATTTGGCAGTGCGGGAAGCAGATCGGAGGCGGGGACATCGCCGTATTCGCCAGCCGAGCAGGCCTGGGTGCCTGTTGGCACCCGCAGTGCTTCGTGTGCTCCACGTGCCGCGAGCTGCTGGTGGACCTCATCTACTTCTACCATGCTGGCAAAGTCTACTGTGGCCGCCACCACGCCGAACGCCTGCGCCCGCGCTGCCAAGCCTGCGACGAG ATCATCTTCTCCCCTGAGTGCACCGAGGCCGAGGGCCGGCACTGGCACATGGGTCACTTCTGCTGCTTCGAGTGCGAAGTCTCGCTGGGAGGGCAGCGCTACGTCATGCGTCAGAGCCGCCCCCACTGCTGTGCCTGCTACGAGGCCCGCCACGCGGAGTACTGTGACGGCTGTGGGGAGCACATTG GCCTGgaccagggtcagatggcttatGAGGGCCAGCACTGGCACGCCTCAGACCGCTGCTTCTGCTGTAGTCGCTGCGGGCGAGCCCTGCTGGGCCGCCCCTTCCTGCCCCGCCGCGGCCTAATCTTCTGCTCGAGAGCCTGCAGCCTGGGGTCTGAGCCCACGGCTTCGGCGACCGGCCGCCGGAGCTGGAGCGCCGGCACGGTCTCCGCACCTCTCGCGGCATCCACGGCCTCTTTCTCCGCCACGGAGGAAGCGGCGGAGACCGCCACCAAAGGGACCAGCACGGAGCCGGAACCTG TTGCAGGCCCTGAGGAGCCCGCCCACTTTCTGAGAGGGGCGCCCCACCGCCACTCCATGCCAGAGCTGGGGCTCCGCGGCCCCCCAGAGCCGCCCCCGGGACTCCCCAGCCAGCCCGACCCAAGCCCGGAAGATAGTGCCTTTGGTCGCCAGAGCACCCCTCGCGTCAGCTTCCGTGACCCGCTGGTGTCTGACGGAGGCCCGCGGCGGACCCTGAGTGCACCCCCAGCCCAGCGTCGCAGGCCACGCAgtcccccacccagggcccccacccGTCGCcaccgccgccaccaccaccaccatcaccgccACCACTCGGGCAGACATCGCCACCGCCAGTGTGACTTGGGATCGGGCTCGGACTCAGGATCTTGCTCCAGCTCATCTTCTAGCCCCAGTTCCGAGTCCTCAGAGGAGGATGGCTTCTTCCTAGGGGAACGCATCCCGCTGCCCCCACATCTGTGCAGGCCCGGGCCTGCTCAGGACAATGCAGCGGGAACCCCCAAATCCCCATCTCCACAGCTCCCCAGGAGCTCACGCCCAGGGATGCCCCGCCAGGCCAGAGACAAGAACTGCATTGTGGCTTGA
- the PLP2 gene encoding proteolipid protein 2, with translation MADSERLSAPGCWAACTSFSRTRKGILLFAEIILCLVILICFSASTPGYSSLSVVEMILAAIFFVIYMCDLHTKIQIINWPWSDFFRTLIAAILYLITSIVVLVEGGNHSKIIAGVLGLLATSLFGYDAYITFPLRQQRHTAAPTDPADGPV, from the exons ATGGCGGATTCCGAGCGCCTCTCGGCCCCCGGCTGCTGGGCCGCCTGCACCAGCTTTTCGCGCACCCGAAAGGGAATTCTCCTGTTTGCTGAGATT ATATTGTGCCTGGTGATTCTGATCTGCTTCAGTGCCTCCACACCAGGATACTCCTCCCTGTCGGTGGTCGAGATGATCCTTGCTGCTATCTTCTTTGTCATCTACATGTGCGACCTGCACACCAAGATACAGATCATCAACTGGCCTTGGAGT GATTTCTTCCGAACCCTCATAGCGGCCATCCTCTACCTGATCACCTCCATTGTTGTCCTTGTTGAGGGAGGAAACCACTCCAAAATCATCGCAGGG gtACTGGGCCTACTTGCTACAAGCCTCTTTGGCTATGATGCCTACATCACCTTCCCCTTGAGGCAGCAAAGACATACAGCAGCCCCTACTG ACCCTGCAGATGGCCCGGTGTAG
- the MAGIX gene encoding PDZ domain-containing protein MAGIX isoform X2, translating into MEPRAGGATDPRGSRGGRGLPLRAGPRARQLLARLDARPLAARAAADVAALVRRTGATLRLRPNAAVSVLDSADIEVTDSRLPNPTFVEHRPQHHRSETLGTGPAPPQVTQAKARSASKPLQTSGRFCVELVRGSTGFGFTLSGGRDSAGDAPLAVRGLLENGPAQRSGRLQAGDLVLHINGESTQGLTHAQVVERIRAGGPRLRLVLSRPLETHPGKPEGVGGPQKGDDRSPDPGGPEVMRSRSVSASPIQHPPSGTAAQTPGSPEPSPEPLADCPVVSPPERRTEDPDDRTPGSPGPWLVPSEEQLSRALGIPGAAQLALEMAAGRRRH; encoded by the exons ATGGAGCCGCGCGCGGGGGGCGCCACGGACCctagggggagcagaggag GCCGGGGCCTTCCCCTGCGGGCGGGCCCCAGAGCCCGGCAGCTCCTGGCGCGGCTGGACGCGCGCCCCCTGGCGGCCCGAGCTGCGGCCGACGTGGCGGCGCTGGTACGCAGGACGGGCGCCACATTGCGCCTGCGCCCCAACGCGG CCGTTAGTGTGCTGGATTCTGCCGACATAGAGGTTACAGACAGTCGCCTGCCTAATCCTACTTTCGTGGAACACCGGCCGCAG CATCATCGGTCAGAGACATTGGGTACAGGTCCCGCGCCGCCCCAAGTGACCCAGGCTAAGGCACGTTCTGCTTCGAAGCCGCTCCAGACCTCTGGACGGTTCTGCGTGGAACTGGTTCGCGGTTCCACGGGCTTTGGCTTTACATTAAGCGGAGGCCGAGATTCAGCAGGGGATGCTCCTCTGGCAGTGCGTGGGCTGCTGGAAAACGGGCCAGCACAGCGCTCTGGTCGCTTGCAG GCTGGGGACCTCGTGCTCCACATCAATGGAGAGTCAACTCAGGGCCTCACCCATGCCCAGGTGGTGGAGCGCATTCGCGCAGGCGGCCCCCGTCTCCGCCTCGTACTAAGCAGGCCCCTTGAAACCCACCCCGGCAAGCCTGAAGGGGTGGGAGGGCCCCAGAAAGGAGATG ATCGCAGCCCAGATCCTGGTGGACCAGAGGTGATGAGGTCTCGCAGCGTCAGTGCTTCCCCAATTCAGCACCCTCCATCCGGTACAGCGGCCCAAACCCCGGGCAGCCCAGAGCCTAGCCCAGAGCCGCTGGCCGACTGCCCCGTGGTTTCTCCTCCTGAGCGCCGCACAGAGGACCCTGACGACCGAACCCCGGGTTCCCCGGGACCCTGGCTGGTGCCGAGTGAGGAACAGCTTTCGCGGGCCCTAGGGATCCCAGGGGCCGCGCAGCTTGCTCTCGAGATGGCAGCTGGGAGGCGGAGGCACTGA
- the MAGIX gene encoding PDZ domain-containing protein MAGIX isoform X1 — protein MEPRAGGATDPRGSRGGRGLPLRAGPRARQLLARLDARPLAARAAADVAALVRRTGATLRLRPNAAVSVLDSADIEVTDSRLPNPTFVEHRPQHHRSETLGTGPAPPQVTQAKARSASKPLQTSGRFCVELVRGSTGFGFTLSGGRDSAGDAPLAVRGLLENGPAQRSGRLQAGDLVLHINGESTQGLTHAQVVERIRAGGPRLRLVLSRPLETHPGKPEGVGGPQKGDGLPSPDRSPDPGGPEVMRSRSVSASPIQHPPSGTAAQTPGSPEPSPEPLADCPVVSPPERRTEDPDDRTPGSPGPWLVPSEEQLSRALGIPGAAQLALEMAAGRRRH, from the exons ATGGAGCCGCGCGCGGGGGGCGCCACGGACCctagggggagcagaggag GCCGGGGCCTTCCCCTGCGGGCGGGCCCCAGAGCCCGGCAGCTCCTGGCGCGGCTGGACGCGCGCCCCCTGGCGGCCCGAGCTGCGGCCGACGTGGCGGCGCTGGTACGCAGGACGGGCGCCACATTGCGCCTGCGCCCCAACGCGG CCGTTAGTGTGCTGGATTCTGCCGACATAGAGGTTACAGACAGTCGCCTGCCTAATCCTACTTTCGTGGAACACCGGCCGCAG CATCATCGGTCAGAGACATTGGGTACAGGTCCCGCGCCGCCCCAAGTGACCCAGGCTAAGGCACGTTCTGCTTCGAAGCCGCTCCAGACCTCTGGACGGTTCTGCGTGGAACTGGTTCGCGGTTCCACGGGCTTTGGCTTTACATTAAGCGGAGGCCGAGATTCAGCAGGGGATGCTCCTCTGGCAGTGCGTGGGCTGCTGGAAAACGGGCCAGCACAGCGCTCTGGTCGCTTGCAG GCTGGGGACCTCGTGCTCCACATCAATGGAGAGTCAACTCAGGGCCTCACCCATGCCCAGGTGGTGGAGCGCATTCGCGCAGGCGGCCCCCGTCTCCGCCTCGTACTAAGCAGGCCCCTTGAAACCCACCCCGGCAAGCCTGAAGGGGTGGGAGGGCCCCAGAAAGGAGATG GTCTGCCATCCCCAGATCGCAGCCCAGATCCTGGTGGACCAGAGGTGATGAGGTCTCGCAGCGTCAGTGCTTCCCCAATTCAGCACCCTCCATCCGGTACAGCGGCCCAAACCCCGGGCAGCCCAGAGCCTAGCCCAGAGCCGCTGGCCGACTGCCCCGTGGTTTCTCCTCCTGAGCGCCGCACAGAGGACCCTGACGACCGAACCCCGGGTTCCCCGGGACCCTGGCTGGTGCCGAGTGAGGAACAGCTTTCGCGGGCCCTAGGGATCCCAGGGGCCGCGCAGCTTGCTCTCGAGATGGCAGCTGGGAGGCGGAGGCACTGA